A genomic window from Streptomyces sp. MST-110588 includes:
- a CDS encoding barstar family protein — translation MTAAYVLDGTRIRTLEDFWQVLMEAFDGPGRHHFGRNLDALADCLSGGPGAPDTDDYMVEWRDHQVSREYLGYPETVRQLEIRWARCHPTGRPAVGADLAAAREGRGRTVFDWLVEIFEERAPGVLRLPCAATAR, via the coding sequence ATGACAGCGGCATACGTGCTCGACGGCACCCGGATCCGGACACTGGAGGACTTCTGGCAGGTCCTGATGGAGGCGTTCGACGGCCCCGGCCGCCACCACTTCGGCCGGAACCTCGACGCCCTCGCGGACTGCCTGAGCGGTGGGCCCGGAGCCCCCGACACCGACGACTACATGGTCGAGTGGAGGGACCATCAGGTCTCGCGCGAGTATCTGGGGTATCCGGAGACCGTTCGACAGCTTGAGATCCGCTGGGCGCGCTGCCACCCCACGGGTCGTCCGGCAGTCGGTGCCGATCTGGCCGCGGCGCGCGAAGGGCGTGGAAGGACCGTCTTCGACTGGTTGGTCGAGATCTTCGAAGAGCGGGCCCCTGGCGTTCTGCGGCTTCCCTGTGCGGCGACAGCGCGCTGA
- a CDS encoding nitronate monooxygenase, with amino-acid sequence MGVLSTRLTEKFAAPYPFACAGMAFAGGTSDLAVAVCNAGGIGAVGAALMPADRLRQVIREIRAGAGQAPFHVNLITYFDNAEHVRVCAGERVPIVSYHWGHPPAEQIEQLRAAGVSVWEQVGSADAAGRAVADGVEVVVAQGWEAGGHNYGGLPTMVGVPAVVDAVGQRALVLAAGGITDGRQVAAALCLGADGVWVGTRLVASQEAQVHPEHHRRLIASQGEDTIRTAVFGPEWPDFNPMRVQRDRVVAQWHDRLDQVPADRDTLEQVGTTVFQGERTVLRKFNVLPPVPGTEADWEEMPWLMGQGVGLVHDVRPAGNIVQEMMDEAERVLTRFRTTGPS; translated from the coding sequence ATGGGGGTGCTGTCCACCAGGCTGACCGAGAAGTTCGCCGCTCCCTACCCCTTCGCCTGCGCGGGCATGGCCTTCGCGGGCGGGACCTCGGATCTGGCGGTGGCCGTCTGCAACGCGGGCGGCATCGGCGCGGTGGGGGCCGCCCTCATGCCCGCCGACCGCCTCCGGCAGGTCATCCGCGAGATCCGGGCGGGCGCGGGGCAGGCACCGTTCCACGTCAACCTGATCACGTACTTCGACAACGCCGAGCACGTCCGGGTCTGCGCCGGGGAACGGGTGCCGATCGTCTCCTACCACTGGGGGCACCCGCCGGCCGAGCAGATCGAACAGCTCCGCGCGGCCGGGGTGTCGGTGTGGGAGCAGGTCGGCTCCGCCGACGCGGCCGGGCGCGCCGTGGCGGACGGGGTGGAAGTCGTCGTCGCGCAGGGCTGGGAGGCCGGCGGGCACAACTACGGCGGTCTGCCCACCATGGTCGGTGTGCCCGCCGTCGTGGACGCCGTGGGGCAGCGGGCGCTGGTCCTGGCCGCGGGCGGGATCACCGACGGACGCCAGGTGGCGGCGGCGCTGTGCCTGGGGGCGGACGGCGTGTGGGTGGGCACCCGGCTCGTCGCCTCGCAGGAGGCCCAGGTGCATCCCGAGCACCACCGGCGGCTGATCGCTTCCCAGGGGGAGGACACGATCCGTACGGCGGTCTTCGGCCCCGAATGGCCGGACTTCAACCCGATGCGGGTGCAGCGCGACCGTGTGGTGGCCCAGTGGCACGACCGGCTGGACCAGGTGCCGGCCGACCGTGACACGCTGGAGCAGGTCGGCACCACGGTCTTCCAGGGCGAACGGACCGTGCTGCGCAAGTTCAACGTGCTGCCGCCGGTGCCGGGTACGGAGGCGGACTGGGAGGAGATGCCCTGGCTGATGGGGCAGGGCGTCGGCCTCGTCCACGACGTACGGCCCGCCGGGAACATCGTCCAGGAGATGATGGACGAGGCCGAGCGGGTCCTGACCCGGTTCCGGACCACAGGGCCGTCATGA
- a CDS encoding NAD(P)-dependent oxidoreductase, which yields MTTIAVTGASGFCGSHVALAAAAGGADVLCVGRRRGPVGRHVPWDAARHAPDLSGADLVVHCAAAVGDPVPGSPAEATMHAVNVEGTARLLDAAAGRPVVWVSSASVYAPEPGRSRITEDHPVRGQLNAYGRTKAEGEALALAAGAVVLRPRAVYGPGDPHLVPRLLSRVRAGVLLLPGRDVRLSLTAVENLADACLAAAHWPPGAYNIADPAPYRRDAALRAVLHAHGIRAHLAHLPRSVAHGAAGAAQRLSRLRPHTAPALTHYAVDQLAHSVVLDVSRAERQGWRARRSLRDYTKGLGRSGP from the coding sequence ATGACGACCATCGCCGTCACCGGGGCCAGTGGCTTCTGCGGCTCCCACGTCGCCCTGGCCGCCGCTGCCGGCGGCGCCGACGTCCTGTGCGTGGGACGGCGCCGCGGACCCGTCGGCCGGCACGTGCCCTGGGACGCCGCGCGGCACGCGCCGGACCTGTCCGGCGCCGACCTCGTCGTGCACTGCGCGGCGGCGGTCGGCGACCCGGTGCCCGGCTCCCCGGCCGAAGCCACCATGCACGCGGTCAACGTCGAGGGCACCGCCCGGCTGCTGGACGCCGCCGCCGGGCGGCCGGTGGTGTGGGTGAGCAGCGCCAGCGTGTACGCGCCGGAGCCCGGCCGCAGCCGGATCACCGAAGACCATCCGGTGCGCGGGCAGTTGAACGCCTACGGCCGTACCAAGGCCGAGGGCGAGGCCCTGGCGCTGGCCGCCGGGGCCGTGGTGCTGCGACCGCGCGCGGTGTACGGGCCCGGCGACCCGCATCTGGTGCCCCGGCTGCTGTCCCGCGTCCGCGCGGGGGTGCTGCTGCTGCCCGGCCGCGACGTGCGCCTGAGCCTGACGGCCGTGGAGAACCTCGCCGACGCGTGCCTGGCCGCCGCCCACTGGCCGCCGGGCGCCTACAACATCGCCGACCCGGCGCCGTACCGGCGTGACGCGGCCCTACGCGCCGTCCTGCACGCCCACGGCATACGAGCGCACCTGGCCCACCTTCCGCGGTCCGTCGCCCACGGCGCGGCCGGCGCGGCCCAGAGGCTGTCCCGTCTGCGCCCGCACACCGCTCCCGCGCTGACGCACTACGCCGTCGACCAACTGGCGCACAGCGTCGTCCTGGACGTGTCCAGGGCCGAACGGCAAGGCTGGCGGGCGCGGCGCTCCTTGCGGGACTACACCAAGGGGCTGGGCCGGTCCGGACCGTGA
- a CDS encoding cytochrome P450 — translation MTVSPAAVRAARRRDRRVYTRSHPLLFALLAAARRRPVTRLGRAVLVHDAAPYRHALTRIPLDRTAAGTTGGAARELSTADVLFDQEGGGHRGARRTLAEDLSAAGVERLRPVWQEALGRHLAPLAEGRDVDLVPLARELAAVGVCTLLGSAADPHAVAVAAGEAAAAAVRDHLPGPRLPGARRAAATATARLETLLSTGTDGRAGLRAMLAVAAVNTSVAALPRAAAWCADAGLWDQAADDRLRPALVTELLRVTAPSPLLPRAAAADADLGGCPVRKGDRLILVARHAVRAHLQPPDARRPAPPAVAQLVFGAGPHACPGARLARAQLEDVLAALAPHRPAVTGARVDRGAALPGWRSLTVRAAGRHESAARFEEDR, via the coding sequence GTGACCGTTTCCCCGGCTGCCGTCCGCGCGGCCCGCCGCCGTGACCGGCGGGTGTACACCCGTTCCCACCCGCTGTTGTTCGCCTTGCTCGCGGCGGCCCGCCGCAGGCCCGTGACCCGACTGGGCAGGGCGGTGCTGGTGCACGACGCGGCACCGTACCGGCACGCCCTCACCCGTATCCCCCTGGACCGTACCGCCGCCGGTACGACCGGAGGCGCGGCGCGTGAACTGTCCACGGCCGACGTGCTGTTCGACCAGGAAGGCGGCGGGCACCGGGGCGCCCGCCGGACGCTGGCCGAGGACCTCTCGGCGGCCGGCGTGGAGCGGCTGCGCCCGGTGTGGCAGGAGGCTCTGGGGCGCCATCTGGCTCCGCTCGCCGAGGGCCGCGACGTCGATCTGGTCCCGCTGGCCCGGGAGCTGGCCGCGGTCGGCGTCTGCACGCTGCTGGGCAGTGCCGCCGATCCGCACGCCGTCGCCGTGGCGGCGGGCGAGGCCGCGGCAGCCGCGGTACGCGACCATCTGCCCGGCCCCCGCCTGCCGGGCGCCCGACGGGCGGCGGCCACGGCCACGGCCCGGCTGGAGACGCTGCTGTCCACCGGTACGGACGGCCGGGCCGGACTGCGGGCGATGCTCGCCGTGGCCGCGGTCAACACCAGCGTCGCCGCACTGCCGCGCGCCGCCGCGTGGTGCGCGGACGCCGGACTGTGGGACCAGGCGGCCGACGACCGGTTGCGGCCGGCCCTGGTCACCGAGCTGCTGCGGGTCACCGCGCCGTCGCCGCTGCTGCCCCGTGCCGCAGCCGCCGACGCCGACCTCGGCGGCTGCCCGGTACGCAAGGGGGACCGGCTGATCCTGGTGGCCCGGCACGCCGTACGCGCACACCTCCAGCCCCCCGACGCCCGCCGTCCGGCACCGCCCGCCGTGGCCCAGCTCGTCTTCGGCGCCGGCCCGCACGCCTGCCCGGGCGCCCGGCTGGCCCGCGCCCAGCTCGAAGACGTCCTGGCCGCGCTCGCCCCCCACCGCCCCGCCGTGACCGGCGCCCGCGTCGACCGCGGTGCGGCGCTGCCCGGCTGGCGTTCCCTGACCGTCCGGGCGGCCGGCCGCCACGAGTCCGCGGCCCGCTTTGAGGAGGATCGATGA